From Humisphaera borealis, the proteins below share one genomic window:
- a CDS encoding HEAT repeat domain-containing protein — protein MKLTDYEEVRNAHSALRVVASGDSDHLPHWLAQLMIAALRDRRHVTDHHYDSAEPLTISYHADEDADFPYLLAEFKHRDAVPTLIEMLDGEHPSRGAIFALVAIGDKRAVAPLLAVLKRSVEKAEIFERAANALARLKAREALPVLLTHLRRRDIIEAVEKLGDVAAVPALEDVVTRPHVLHEGGYYTGLDKAAIWAARVAIVTLKEKDPTPRYCEFLADRSLGEFERRGMVWRLGDRPDPAAIPHLITAIKTDPSGAVVNQAITVLSVYKHQAAVEGLIGCFDAEFEQKADWKRAYSPAMFRQNIAETLRAITGQSFGADKATWQEWWDREGRNSWKQSP, from the coding sequence ATGAAACTGACGGATTACGAGGAAGTTCGCAACGCGCACTCGGCCCTGCGAGTCGTTGCGTCTGGCGATTCCGATCACCTTCCGCACTGGCTCGCACAGCTCATGATCGCCGCATTGCGGGACCGACGTCATGTGACCGATCACCACTATGATTCTGCAGAGCCCCTCACGATCAGCTACCACGCTGACGAGGATGCTGACTTCCCATACCTGCTTGCAGAGTTCAAGCATCGTGATGCCGTGCCCACGTTGATTGAAATGCTCGACGGCGAGCACCCTTCGCGGGGCGCGATCTTCGCCCTGGTAGCCATTGGCGACAAGCGCGCCGTTGCGCCGCTATTGGCGGTGCTCAAACGCTCGGTCGAGAAGGCAGAGATCTTCGAGCGAGCTGCGAATGCGCTGGCACGGCTCAAGGCACGCGAAGCACTCCCAGTGCTTCTTACCCACCTGCGCCGCCGCGACATCATCGAAGCGGTCGAGAAGCTTGGAGACGTGGCCGCCGTTCCTGCGCTGGAAGACGTGGTGACTCGTCCGCACGTGCTTCATGAAGGCGGGTATTACACTGGTCTCGACAAGGCCGCGATCTGGGCCGCGAGGGTGGCGATCGTGACGCTCAAGGAAAAGGACCCGACGCCGCGATACTGCGAATTCCTCGCCGATCGCTCGCTCGGCGAGTTCGAGCGCCGCGGCATGGTCTGGCGGCTCGGCGATCGTCCCGATCCGGCGGCAATCCCGCACCTGATCACAGCCATAAAGACTGATCCTTCCGGAGCGGTGGTCAACCAGGCAATCACCGTGCTCTCGGTATACAAGCATCAGGCCGCGGTTGAGGGACTGATAGGTTGTTTCGACGCGGAATTTGAACAGAAGGCTGACTGGAAGCGTGCCTACTCTCCGGCGATGTTCCGCCAGAACATCGCCGAAACGCTACGCGCGATCACCGGCCAGTCGTTCGGCGCAGACAAAGCGACGTGGCAAGAGTGGTGGGATCGCGAGGGGCGAAATTCTTGGAAGCAAAGTCCATAG
- a CDS encoding group I truncated hemoglobin, with protein sequence MRPRSIRSLVVSGLVPVLAASVLPLAGGCQNDKSDAMSDSKSMTPKMAEKSLYERLGGEPALTAVVEDFVGRTAANPKVNFFRKGTDMEWKPSGEQVAMLKKHLVTFIAEATGGPKAYKGRDMKSSHAGMKITNAEFDALASDLAASLDKFKVPAKEKGELMAIAASTRGAIVEK encoded by the coding sequence ATGCGCCCCCGATCGATTCGTTCGCTTGTGGTCAGCGGCCTGGTTCCGGTCCTTGCGGCGTCGGTGCTGCCGCTGGCCGGCGGCTGTCAGAACGACAAGTCGGACGCCATGTCCGACAGCAAATCCATGACCCCGAAGATGGCCGAGAAGTCGCTCTACGAGCGGCTCGGCGGCGAACCGGCGCTGACAGCGGTCGTCGAAGATTTTGTCGGCCGAACCGCGGCCAACCCGAAGGTCAACTTCTTCCGCAAGGGCACCGACATGGAATGGAAGCCTTCTGGTGAGCAGGTCGCGATGCTCAAGAAACACCTGGTCACGTTCATCGCCGAGGCGACCGGCGGCCCCAAGGCGTACAAGGGCCGCGACATGAAAAGTAGTCACGCCGGCATGAAGATCACAAACGCCGAGTTCGACGCGCTCGCCAGCGACCTGGCGGCGTCGCTCGACAAGTTCAAGGTGCCGGCGAAGGAGAAGGGCGAGCTCATGGCGATCGCCGCCAGCACGCGCGGCGCGATCGTGGAGAAGTAG
- a CDS encoding DUF5615 family PIN-like protein — protein MARFYSNENFPYPVVLELRRLGHDVLTSMEAGQANQGIPDDQVVAFATRSDRAVLTLNRRHFHREHARSMDHAGIVTCTTDADYLQMARRVHDAVNRIPNLHGQLVKITRPG, from the coding sequence TTGGCCCGGTTCTACTCCAATGAGAACTTTCCATACCCTGTCGTTCTGGAACTTCGTCGGCTCGGTCACGATGTTCTGACCTCGATGGAGGCGGGGCAGGCAAACCAGGGAATCCCGGACGATCAGGTTGTGGCTTTCGCCACTCGGTCTGATCGTGCGGTGTTGACCCTCAATCGAAGGCACTTTCATCGCGAGCATGCGCGTTCGATGGATCACGCGGGGATCGTCACTTGCACGACCGACGCCGACTATCTGCAGATGGCGCGGCGCGTTCACGACGCCGTTAATAGGATCCCAAATCTTCACGGACAACTGGTCAAGATCACTCGCCCGGGTTGA
- a CDS encoding DUF433 domain-containing protein, producing MVAREAEQLLRRMTRAEKAQLLTRVAADLAMEPEQPATPVASAIRKTPGVAGGDACIRNTRIAVWTLVQLKKLGRTEAQLLADFQGLTRDDLDAAWTYYRDHTSEIEEAILAEAREG from the coding sequence ATGGTCGCCCGGGAAGCCGAACAACTTCTGCGTCGTATGACGCGAGCGGAGAAGGCGCAACTACTGACCCGAGTTGCAGCCGACTTGGCGATGGAGCCGGAGCAGCCGGCGACCCCGGTTGCGTCGGCCATTCGGAAAACACCAGGCGTGGCTGGTGGCGACGCCTGCATTCGGAACACGCGGATTGCGGTTTGGACCCTCGTCCAACTCAAGAAATTGGGTCGAACCGAAGCGCAATTGCTGGCCGATTTCCAGGGCCTTACGCGTGACGATCTGGATGCGGCTTGGACGTACTACCGGGACCATACGTCCGAGATTGAAGAGGCGATTCTGGCCGAGGCGCGGGAGGGATGA
- a CDS encoding PhoH family protein codes for MTASNGHVNGHSKTFVVDTNVLLHNPNSIFLFADNEVIIPFDVIEELDKFKTGTDDLGRNARSVIRHLDRLRDSGNLAEGVTHPHEPKGRIRVILEESQQLFPGLTHNSPDNRIISCALDLKKQGKHVIFITKDMNARIKSDALGLVAEDFENQKVDFDRLYTGYREMSVSSKVIDKLFTDKLARVDAPDLLANEFVLLKDQEDPNHTALARYKADIGALIPVRPRRGPIFGIIPRNLQQTMAMDLLLDDSVKLVSLIGSAGTGKTLLAIAAGMTKVLNEGVYTKLLCARPIMPLGRDIGFLPGDKDQKLTAWMQPIFDNMGYLLSNRLTAGDGQEHGKTHAAALHTVEQRIQQLMEAGQVVLEPLTYIRGRSIPHQFMIVDESQNLTPHEVKTIASRVGEGTKLILTGDPTQIDNPYLDASSNGLSFLVERLKGKGLVGHVTLAKSERSELASLITAEL; via the coding sequence ATGACTGCATCCAACGGCCACGTCAACGGTCATTCGAAAACCTTCGTTGTGGATACGAATGTCCTGCTCCACAACCCCAACTCGATCTTCCTCTTCGCCGACAACGAAGTGATCATTCCGTTTGACGTCATCGAAGAGCTGGACAAGTTCAAAACCGGCACCGACGACCTCGGCCGCAACGCCCGTTCGGTCATCCGTCATCTCGACCGGCTCCGCGACAGCGGCAACCTTGCCGAAGGCGTAACCCACCCCCACGAGCCCAAGGGCCGCATTCGCGTCATCCTGGAAGAATCGCAGCAGCTCTTCCCCGGCCTGACGCACAACAGCCCTGACAACCGCATCATCTCATGCGCGCTGGACCTGAAGAAACAGGGCAAGCACGTCATCTTCATCACCAAGGACATGAACGCCCGCATCAAGAGCGATGCGCTGGGTCTGGTGGCCGAAGACTTCGAAAACCAGAAGGTGGATTTCGACCGGCTGTACACCGGGTATCGCGAGATGTCGGTGTCGTCGAAGGTGATCGACAAGCTCTTCACCGACAAGCTGGCCCGGGTCGATGCGCCCGACCTGCTCGCCAACGAGTTCGTGTTGCTGAAAGACCAGGAAGACCCGAACCATACGGCGCTGGCGCGTTACAAGGCAGACATCGGCGCGCTGATCCCCGTACGTCCCCGCCGCGGGCCGATCTTCGGCATCATCCCGCGCAATCTGCAGCAGACGATGGCGATGGACCTGCTGCTGGACGACAGCGTGAAGCTCGTCAGCCTGATCGGCTCGGCCGGCACGGGCAAGACGCTGCTGGCGATCGCCGCCGGCATGACGAAGGTGCTCAACGAAGGCGTCTACACCAAGCTGCTGTGCGCCCGGCCGATCATGCCGTTGGGGCGCGACATCGGCTTCCTGCCCGGCGACAAGGACCAGAAGCTGACGGCCTGGATGCAGCCGATCTTCGACAACATGGGCTACCTGCTGAGCAACCGCCTGACCGCCGGCGACGGGCAGGAACACGGCAAGACCCACGCGGCGGCACTGCACACGGTTGAACAGCGCATCCAGCAGCTCATGGAAGCCGGGCAGGTGGTGCTGGAGCCTCTGACCTACATTCGTGGTCGAAGCATTCCGCACCAGTTCATGATCGTCGACGAGAGCCAGAACCTGACCCCGCACGAGGTGAAGACGATCGCCAGCCGGGTGGGCGAAGGCACAAAGCTGATCCTGACCGGCGACCCGACGCAGATCGACAACCCGTACCTCGATGCATCGAGCAACGGATTGTCGTTCCTGGTCGAACGACTAAAGGGCAAAGGCCTCGTCGGCCACGTGACGCTCGCCAAGAGCGAGCGAAGCGAGCTGGCGAGTTTGATCACTGCGGAGTTGTAA
- a CDS encoding type I phosphomannose isomerase catalytic subunit, producing the protein MTALYPLKFKPRFVEKIWGGRKFETILGKTLPSPKPIGESWELFDFPPGVVDKSAGWVSAEVANGPLAGRSLHSLIEEFGVAIHGDVHLLPVAGSTTGQFPILIKFLDAKEDLSVQVHPDDAYASSHPGAYLKTEAWYVMQHDPGSRILKGLMPHVSREKFERGIEAGIVESMIQAIAVKDGDCHFLPSGTVHALGAGILVAEVQTPSDTTYRVFDFNRIEAETGKPRKLHVAEALECIDFSGKPEPKQERSHVGGMHTTVSKLVDCPYFKIEKVRFTEGVQEPIPYDVPVVWMMMEGQAEIRVKGGPVTTIGKGETVLLPAKMNEPTIKTLSDCVWLEVTFPTGG; encoded by the coding sequence GTGACAGCGCTTTATCCCCTGAAGTTCAAACCCCGCTTCGTCGAGAAGATCTGGGGCGGCCGAAAGTTCGAAACCATCCTCGGCAAAACCCTTCCATCGCCCAAGCCCATCGGCGAAAGCTGGGAGCTGTTCGATTTTCCGCCCGGTGTGGTGGACAAGTCGGCCGGGTGGGTAAGCGCCGAGGTCGCCAACGGCCCGCTCGCCGGGCGGTCGCTGCACTCGCTGATCGAAGAGTTCGGCGTCGCGATTCATGGCGATGTCCACTTGCTGCCGGTCGCGGGCTCGACAACCGGGCAGTTCCCGATCCTGATCAAGTTCCTCGACGCCAAGGAAGACCTGTCGGTCCAGGTCCACCCCGACGACGCCTACGCCAGCAGCCACCCCGGCGCGTACCTCAAGACCGAGGCCTGGTACGTCATGCAGCATGATCCCGGGTCGCGCATCCTTAAAGGGCTCATGCCCCATGTCTCGCGCGAGAAGTTCGAACGCGGCATCGAAGCCGGCATCGTTGAATCGATGATCCAGGCGATCGCGGTCAAAGACGGCGACTGCCACTTCCTTCCCAGCGGCACGGTTCACGCGCTGGGCGCCGGCATTCTCGTCGCCGAGGTGCAGACGCCTAGCGACACGACTTACCGCGTGTTCGACTTCAACCGCATCGAGGCCGAGACCGGCAAGCCGCGCAAGCTACACGTCGCTGAGGCGCTCGAATGCATCGACTTCAGCGGCAAGCCCGAGCCGAAGCAGGAGCGCAGCCACGTCGGCGGCATGCACACCACCGTCAGCAAGCTGGTCGACTGCCCGTACTTCAAGATCGAAAAAGTGCGGTTCACCGAAGGCGTCCAGGAACCCATCCCGTACGACGTTCCGGTCGTCTGGATGATGATGGAAGGCCAGGCCGAGATCCGCGTTAAAGGCGGCCCGGTGACGACCATCGGCAAAGGCGAAACAGTCCTCCTTCCTGCCAAGATGAACGAGCCGACGATCAAAACACTGTCCGACTGCGTCTGGCTCGAGGTCACATTCCCGACCGGCGGATGA
- a CDS encoding nuclear transport factor 2 family protein translates to MSLQSVAKQFVDLCNQGKNFDVMQTMYAPDIVSVEASGNETAGQEAVIQKSKNWAAGLTLHGEKVRGPFFNGPNQFAVHFTFEVTPKATGQRVTQEEVGVYTVNAADKIVREQFFYEGNW, encoded by the coding sequence ATGAGCCTTCAATCCGTCGCGAAGCAGTTCGTTGATCTGTGCAACCAGGGGAAGAACTTCGACGTCATGCAGACGATGTACGCCCCCGACATCGTCTCGGTCGAAGCCAGCGGCAACGAGACTGCCGGGCAGGAAGCGGTCATCCAGAAGTCGAAGAACTGGGCCGCCGGGCTGACGCTGCACGGCGAGAAGGTCCGCGGGCCGTTCTTTAATGGCCCCAACCAGTTCGCGGTTCATTTCACGTTCGAAGTCACGCCAAAAGCCACCGGCCAGCGCGTGACGCAGGAAGAGGTGGGCGTGTATACGGTGAATGCCGCCGATAAGATCGTCCGCGAGCAGTTCTTCTACGAAGGCAACTGGTGA
- a CDS encoding SRPBCC family protein yields MPANPPKRPADRPDELYITRVYDAPVSAVWDAWTDTEQVAKWWGPRGFTLTTHSKDLRVGGHWTYIMHGPDGTDYPNKTTYYEVEPGRKLVYDHGASDDRPPLFRVTVFFTEEDGKTRMDMTMSLATPEAATEIKKFIKKAGGEATWDRLAEYLGKERAGKELFVINRTFSAPIETMFEVWTNPDHFSQWIPPTGFTMKFIRADIRPGGSTFYVMTGGNNLTMYGRAHYIEIARPHRLVYTQEFVDEQENISRHPLAPTWPPAMLTIVTFTEEGPDKTRVTVEWQPHGNSTAEEIATFVQSRAGMTMGWTGSFDKLEAKLAAR; encoded by the coding sequence ATGCCCGCCAACCCGCCCAAGCGCCCCGCCGACCGCCCCGACGAACTTTACATCACCCGCGTTTACGACGCGCCGGTGTCGGCGGTCTGGGACGCCTGGACCGACACCGAGCAGGTCGCCAAATGGTGGGGGCCGCGCGGCTTCACGCTGACGACGCATAGCAAAGACCTCCGCGTCGGCGGGCACTGGACCTACATCATGCACGGGCCTGACGGCACCGACTACCCGAACAAGACCACCTACTACGAAGTCGAACCGGGCCGAAAGCTCGTCTACGACCACGGAGCCAGCGACGACCGCCCGCCGTTGTTCCGTGTGACCGTTTTCTTCACGGAAGAAGACGGCAAGACCCGCATGGACATGACCATGTCCCTGGCCACGCCCGAGGCGGCGACGGAGATCAAGAAGTTCATCAAGAAAGCCGGCGGCGAAGCGACCTGGGACCGGCTGGCCGAGTACCTCGGCAAGGAACGGGCCGGCAAAGAGCTGTTTGTCATCAACCGAACGTTCTCAGCGCCGATCGAGACGATGTTCGAGGTGTGGACCAACCCCGATCACTTCTCGCAATGGATTCCGCCGACCGGCTTCACGATGAAGTTCATCCGCGCCGACATCCGCCCCGGCGGCAGTACGTTCTATGTGATGACCGGCGGCAACAACCTCACCATGTACGGCCGGGCGCACTACATCGAGATCGCCAGGCCACACCGGCTTGTCTACACGCAGGAGTTCGTGGACGAGCAGGAGAACATCAGCCGACATCCGCTGGCCCCCACCTGGCCGCCGGCGATGCTGACGATCGTGACGTTCACCGAGGAAGGCCCGGACAAGACCCGTGTCACGGTCGAGTGGCAGCCGCACGGAAATTCGACCGCCGAGGAGATCGCGACATTCGTGCAGTCCCGCGCCGGAATGACGATGGGCTGGACCGGCTCGTTCGACAAGCTGGAGGCGAAGTTGGCGGCGAGGTAG
- a CDS encoding ArsR/SmtB family transcription factor: MPDTLSLTFAALSDPTRRAILHRLSKGEANVSDLARPFDMSLPAITKHLKVLEKAGLISKSREAQRRPCKLNPDALKVAVDWIEQYRVFWEESFDRLDEHLKSITAKQNQKGK; encoded by the coding sequence ATGCCCGACACGCTCAGCCTCACCTTCGCCGCCCTTTCCGACCCTACCCGCCGGGCGATTCTGCATCGGCTTTCCAAGGGGGAGGCAAATGTCTCGGACCTGGCCCGACCGTTTGACATGAGCCTGCCTGCGATCACCAAGCACCTGAAGGTGCTGGAAAAGGCCGGGCTGATCAGCAAGAGCCGGGAGGCCCAGCGGCGGCCGTGCAAGCTCAACCCGGACGCGTTGAAGGTCGCGGTCGACTGGATCGAGCAGTACCGCGTGTTCTGGGAAGAGAGCTTCGACCGCCTCGACGAGCATCTGAAGTCGATCACCGCGAAACAGAACCAGAAAGGAAAGTGA
- a CDS encoding CBM96 family carbohydrate-binding protein, which yields MPQSQNADAVRTIEALEPRRLFAAGQLDTSFSGDGLLDTDVIDAAVQADGKILTVYARNLTRLNANGSIDTTFGTGGSLKLPVTPTIWASHNPGVVALQPDGKIVVAAVDYSELPVPINGLRVMRFLPNGKLDTSFDGDGVFSTDQVTQPGQVLIQRDGKIVVIGGTENVFSNDDVSILRLTASGNRDVTFGTPSVAPGATPGLRTGIRYVGFGGEDSGYAGAIDYQGTATTNPRYGYISVVGYAGGKFGVARLKANGDMDNSFSDDGRLTQTFNSTYIAAAVSVVLQPGGKVVVAGKQQHPSNGNQTANVVRYTSAGVVDTTFGSAGFRPIALRTTTDSSEVSMVQTFGGKLMLSGDFNNADLYAITKDGQIDTSFGNAGAAQLGTADTFVGGRLYNAPGNKLIFSDGFARLGRVLDLGPTVELSTIDSVASETAGNSATVFVTRGERLPVATRVYFNVSGTASRPQSRTGPIDYAGLTPNIGPLDNRYYVDIPANETFALVTITPVNDTLVEPSETVIFTLAADNAYSNNAAKSSVMLRIDDNDVAPRSLSATADTYVQSGGQSGTNFGATTPLQVKNAPPASGLYREAYLKFDLSSVSTVSAARLRLFGSLNNTNVPSLLAQVCSSSSTSWTEGSLNYNNRPAVSSTVLASATIVGTTSAWYEFDLTNFIRAEKLAGRNIVTLVLRNISPNPATDPYIRFNSREAGSNKPELLVS from the coding sequence ATGCCGCAAAGCCAGAATGCCGACGCCGTCCGTACGATCGAAGCCCTCGAACCGCGCCGCCTTTTTGCGGCGGGACAGCTTGATACATCGTTCAGCGGCGACGGCCTACTGGATACCGACGTCATCGATGCTGCCGTTCAGGCCGACGGAAAGATTCTCACCGTCTACGCCAGAAACCTGACCCGGCTGAACGCCAACGGGTCGATCGATACCACCTTCGGAACCGGAGGCAGCCTCAAACTGCCCGTCACGCCGACGATTTGGGCCTCACACAATCCCGGTGTCGTCGCACTTCAGCCCGACGGAAAAATCGTCGTCGCCGCCGTCGACTACTCCGAACTACCAGTACCAATCAATGGACTGCGCGTCATGCGGTTCCTGCCCAACGGAAAGCTGGATACCTCGTTCGACGGCGACGGTGTTTTCAGTACTGATCAGGTCACTCAGCCTGGTCAGGTCCTGATTCAGCGCGACGGCAAGATCGTAGTGATTGGCGGAACCGAAAACGTTTTCTCGAATGATGATGTCTCGATTCTTCGCCTGACGGCCTCGGGCAATCGCGACGTCACGTTCGGCACCCCAAGCGTCGCACCCGGAGCGACGCCCGGCTTACGCACCGGCATTCGTTACGTGGGGTTCGGTGGAGAAGACAGCGGCTACGCAGGCGCGATCGATTACCAGGGAACGGCCACGACCAACCCTCGCTATGGGTACATTTCCGTTGTTGGTTACGCCGGGGGCAAGTTCGGTGTGGCCCGGTTGAAGGCCAACGGGGACATGGACAACAGTTTCAGCGACGACGGACGACTCACGCAGACGTTCAACTCCACCTACATCGCTGCCGCTGTTTCTGTCGTTCTGCAGCCCGGTGGAAAGGTCGTTGTCGCCGGCAAGCAGCAACACCCCAGCAACGGGAACCAGACGGCCAATGTCGTGCGGTACACGTCCGCCGGCGTGGTGGATACCACCTTCGGTTCCGCCGGCTTCAGGCCCATCGCGCTTCGAACCACCACCGACTCGTCCGAGGTCAGCATGGTGCAGACGTTCGGGGGCAAGCTCATGCTCAGCGGCGACTTCAACAACGCCGACCTTTACGCCATCACCAAAGACGGCCAGATCGATACCTCGTTTGGAAATGCGGGCGCCGCGCAACTCGGTACAGCCGATACGTTCGTCGGCGGGCGGCTCTACAACGCCCCCGGGAACAAGCTCATCTTTTCAGACGGCTTCGCGCGACTGGGCCGGGTTCTGGATCTCGGCCCCACCGTTGAACTTAGTACGATCGACTCAGTCGCGTCCGAAACAGCCGGCAACAGCGCGACGGTATTCGTCACGCGTGGGGAAAGGCTTCCCGTGGCGACGCGCGTCTACTTCAACGTGTCAGGGACGGCCAGCCGGCCGCAGTCGCGCACCGGCCCGATCGATTACGCCGGCCTGACGCCCAATATCGGTCCGCTCGACAACCGCTACTACGTGGACATCCCCGCGAATGAAACGTTCGCCCTGGTGACGATCACGCCCGTCAACGACACGCTCGTTGAGCCGTCTGAAACCGTCATCTTTACGCTCGCCGCCGACAACGCGTATTCGAACAACGCCGCCAAGTCGTCGGTCATGCTGCGCATCGATGACAATGACGTCGCACCGCGATCGCTTAGCGCCACCGCCGACACGTATGTGCAAAGCGGTGGGCAGTCCGGGACCAACTTTGGCGCGACCACGCCGCTCCAGGTGAAGAACGCGCCGCCGGCTTCCGGGCTCTACCGGGAGGCGTATCTCAAGTTTGACCTCAGCTCCGTGTCCACCGTCAGTGCCGCGCGGCTCCGCCTGTTCGGCTCGTTGAACAACACAAACGTTCCCAGCCTTCTGGCGCAGGTCTGCTCGTCGAGTTCAACCTCCTGGACTGAAGGCTCGCTGAACTACAACAATCGCCCGGCGGTATCGAGCACGGTACTGGCCAGCGCGACGATCGTCGGCACGACATCGGCGTGGTACGAGTTCGATCTCACGAACTTCATCCGCGCAGAAAAGCTGGCCGGGCGGAACATCGTGACGCTCGTGCTCCGCAACATCAGTCCGAATCCCGCGACTGATCCGTACATCCGCTTCAACTCCCGCGAAGCCGGCTCGAACAAGCCGGAATTGCTCGTCTCCTGA
- a CDS encoding RNA recognition motif domain-containing protein — MGSKLYVGNLSYNTSSSDLEQLFAQHGTVQSAEIISDRDTGRSKGFGFVQMGSDDEAQAAIDALNGQEVDGRTLTVNVAKPREDRPRGGGGGGGGGYGGGGGGGRGGYGGGGGGRSGGGGGRGGYGGGGGGGGGRGGDRGGRDRY, encoded by the coding sequence ATGGGCAGCAAGTTGTATGTCGGTAACCTCAGCTATAACACGAGCAGCTCGGATCTCGAGCAGCTCTTCGCCCAGCACGGCACCGTGCAGAGCGCTGAGATCATCTCCGACCGTGATACCGGCCGCAGCAAGGGCTTCGGCTTCGTGCAGATGGGTTCGGACGACGAGGCCCAGGCCGCGATCGACGCCCTCAACGGCCAGGAAGTCGACGGCCGCACCCTGACCGTCAACGTGGCCAAGCCCCGCGAAGACCGCCCCCGTGGCGGTGGTGGTGGTGGTGGTGGCGGCTACGGTGGTGGCGGCGGCGGTGGCCGTGGTGGCTACGGCGGTGGTGGTGGCGGTCGTAGCGGCGGCGGCGGTGGCCGCGGTGGCTACGGCGGTGGTGGTGGTGGCGGCGGTGGCCGTGGCGGCGACCGCGGTGGCCGCGATCGCTACTAA
- a CDS encoding SGNH/GDSL hydrolase family protein, translating to MNRRLFPLVALAVLAVSSLARSADFPLAKAVECKPRAGLPNFFAKAATDGASLKIAYFGGSITAQAGWRPKTLALFRDTYPKAKFEEINAAIGGTGSDLGVFRLQQDVLVHKPDLLFVEFAVNDGGAEPGQIFRCMEGIVRQTWKALPDCDICFVYTLVDGFVPTLQEGNFPRAASVMERVAEHYGIPSIHMGMEVARLVKDQKLIMKGTLPKTDEQKAAAGGKMVFSPDGVHPFPETGHELYLKAIIRSLPAIQKASGKPAKHELKAPLTADNYENAKMIPITKATLSEGVVALTPASNDIAKRFANRVSTLHKADQPGQTIAFKFKGTRAAIYDIIGPDCGQVTITIDDKPPVTRPRFDAYCTYHRLATLLIGTELADAVHTVKIEIHPDQPDKAKILSQRNEKIDKPERFDGRAFYPAAILLVGDLE from the coding sequence ATGAATCGACGCCTCTTCCCGCTCGTCGCGCTCGCCGTCCTGGCCGTGTCCTCTCTTGCCAGGTCGGCGGATTTTCCGCTCGCCAAGGCCGTGGAATGCAAGCCGCGCGCGGGGCTGCCCAACTTCTTTGCTAAGGCCGCGACCGACGGCGCGAGCCTGAAGATCGCCTACTTCGGCGGGTCGATTACCGCACAAGCGGGCTGGCGACCCAAGACACTCGCCCTTTTCCGCGACACCTACCCCAAGGCGAAGTTCGAAGAGATCAACGCGGCGATCGGCGGCACCGGATCGGATCTGGGTGTCTTCCGCCTGCAGCAGGACGTGCTGGTTCACAAGCCCGATCTGCTGTTCGTCGAGTTTGCCGTGAACGACGGCGGGGCGGAGCCGGGTCAGATCTTCCGCTGCATGGAAGGCATCGTCCGCCAGACGTGGAAGGCACTGCCCGACTGCGACATCTGCTTCGTCTATACGCTGGTCGATGGTTTCGTCCCCACGCTGCAGGAAGGCAATTTCCCCCGCGCCGCCAGCGTGATGGAACGCGTCGCCGAGCACTACGGCATACCCAGCATCCACATGGGCATGGAGGTGGCGCGGCTCGTCAAAGATCAGAAGCTGATCATGAAGGGCACGCTGCCCAAAACCGACGAACAGAAGGCGGCCGCCGGCGGGAAGATGGTCTTCTCCCCCGACGGCGTTCACCCCTTCCCCGAAACCGGTCACGAGCTTTACCTCAAGGCGATCATCCGCTCGCTGCCGGCGATTCAGAAAGCCAGCGGAAAACCCGCCAAGCACGAACTCAAGGCCCCGCTGACCGCCGACAACTACGAGAACGCGAAGATGATCCCCATCACCAAAGCGACGCTGTCCGAAGGCGTCGTCGCGCTGACGCCGGCGTCGAATGACATCGCCAAGCGGTTTGCCAACCGTGTCAGCACGCTTCACAAGGCCGATCAGCCGGGCCAGACGATTGCCTTCAAGTTCAAGGGCACGCGGGCAGCGATCTACGACATCATCGGCCCCGATTGCGGGCAGGTGACGATCACCATCGACGACAAGCCGCCGGTCACCCGGCCGCGGTTTGATGCCTACTGCACCTACCACCGCCTGGCGACGCTTCTGATCGGCACCGAACTCGCGGATGCCGTCCACACCGTCAAGATCGAGATCCATCCCGACCAGCCGGACAAGGCGAAGATCCTGTCGCAGCGGAACGAGAAGATCGACAAGCCCGAGCGGTTTGACGGCCGGGCGTTCTACCCGGCGGCGATTTTGCTGGTGGGGGACCTGGAGTAA